Below is a genomic region from Seriola aureovittata isolate HTS-2021-v1 ecotype China chromosome 23, ASM2101889v1, whole genome shotgun sequence.
AGTTTAAACTATAGCAGAGAGTTGTTTAAGTGATACCAGTTGGGATTCACACTGGGATCAGAGTGTCGGCTATTGAAACTACAGGGCTGTAGTTAAAATGACCACAAACCAACCGATACTGTTTGAGGGATCGCAGTTTGCACGACTTTGTGAAGGTTTATTAGATTAAGGTTTTGCACATGTGTAAATGTACTGGCTGGGTAAACATTACAGTCCAGGcaaagcagacacacaacaatgtaaatgtcataaaacttaactgaaatattatatattagcCTGTGCATTATAAGTACACAGGCTAATGAGATATTCCAACTTCTCTCTTTTAAGAAAACTCTCCTCCCACTGAGGCAGATTTAATTCAGTTACTAAAACACTGTTCTTGTAAATTGTATTTGGGTATTTGGAACTAGTTGCCCAGTAAGGGGCAGTTGGACTGCATTGGGCAGCTGAGGCAGAGTAAACCTCAGCTCTATGCCTTCTGGATTCCCAAGAGAGGAGCTTCAGCGTTTcctttttgtcagtgtttgtgggGCTCTTGGAGAGGCTTGTGATGAATGGCAGTGTGCCttggtgggggaaaaaaacaaatgtcaatgAGCAAGACGCAGGCTGTGAAATATATGTTCTGTTCGATGAGTTCACTGCTGTGGGTTTATACAGTCACCTCTTCCTTCAGCTGGCAGGAAGGCAGCAGGGTTTCCACTGAGAAGAGAGCAGAGTGAGTTTTCAGATATCTACAGGTGAAGAGGCAAACGTGGAATGCGGATTTAAAGTTCACAGTCAACACAGCGATGAGAAGGAAACtggaaatacaataaaacatggATTTCTGGCTGATAATCATGGACGTGTTTTAAGAGCACAGTAGCACGAGTTTTAGTTAACGTGTTCTGCCCTCTAGTGTCAAGAAGTTGTAAGCGCGATTATCTACGTCATCAACCATGCGCCGAAACCTTTCACGCATGCGCAGTAGTTACAGCTGACAAATTTCAAACTGGGCGGCGGGTATTTGAAAccgagacagaaaaaaaaaacatcaaaggtCCTTTGTCGTTAATTTAAGATAAACTGCTGAGAAAATGACGAGCACACTGAAAGGAATTACTCTGAAAGGAAGCGCGGAGCTTGTTGCCGAGTTCTTCTGTAAGtattcacatttatttgcttttacaaCAGTCCGTTTTTAACGCTGTGGACACGCAGGCATGCGGTGCTAACTACAGGGCCTGTTGCGTGTAGCGTCATCCATTACCTTATTTATCTTATGACACATTTAACATATATAAAAgtatcagaaaataaaatgtcagttcGAAAGTGTCATTTTCCTAATCTGAGCACACAACCAACCAAACTCACCTTGTTCTTTTCAAATTTTAACTCTTAAATCAAACTGTTGATCGTGATGTGAACCGCCCACCATGGACTTTACTGGTGAAGAGGAGTTGACTATTAAAACTGTGTATTTCATCTACACTCATCTAATTAGAGCTAAGTTATTTTTTGACCAATGTAGTGCTATAAACAGTGTAATTGAACGTATCATTTGGATCAGAtatgttacatttatttgatcGTGTTATAACTTTGACTCTTGTCCTGAACCCTTTGAGTTGTTCTTTCCACCACAgcatttggcatcaacagcatccTGTATCAGCGGGGCATCTATCCTCCAGAGACCTTCACCAGAGTCACCCACTATGATATGAGCCTTCAGCTCACCACTGATCCCAAACTGAAGAACTACCTGACCAATGTGGTGTCTCAGCTCAAAGGTAgcctcagtgttttatttgagctTCTCAAAGCTTTTTCCAGGGGGTTTTCACTGTAGAAGGCAAGAGTGGAAAATGGAAGACCTTGTTAATATGATCTCATTGTGTTGTCATTGTCactaaaaaagaaacagagaaactgagTTTAGTCATTTTGAACTAGACAGAGTTATTTTGTTGGGGATCCCTGGGATTCTTGGGGGAGTGTTTGTGTTCCCTCGCTCTAATCTGGCCTATGGATTGGAGTTCTGCGTGGGTGTACTGAGACCTGAACCTGACTCAAGACATTCAGCCATATTTTTTACACTGTCTTTTTTTACTCTTCCCATTGGGCACTGTGCACCTGCTACTAAACAGGTTGTTAAGATTAAGATGTATGTAAGATGTAAGTATGTAAAGAGAAATTTAGAGTGTCGTTGAACAGTGagtattatcattaatattatgtAGAGGAATAAGCACAGCATTTCTTTagtgaatcaaatcaaatcaaatgtgtaGTTACCAAACAATGGTTGCAGCTGGGGCTTCAACtaatgatttcttttcatttctgactaatctgtttattatttatgtgttgaatcatttttataaaatgtctgAGTGATGAAAAATTCATTAGTCAATTGAGAAACAAATCGTCAGCAACCTTgttgataatcgattaatcaacaatgtcaaacatgatgtttttaaaattagtGAGAGGATATAATGCTTTTCCTTGTCACACAtgatggtattttttttttttaaagcctgaCCTGCTGATccagttttatttcttataaCTATAATTGACAGTTacacaaacatttgtgttttcttcactcAAGGTGAAGAGCGTACACGTGAACAGCATCTTGTGTGAGTTCGACCGGCACAGAATAGGATATCTGAGACTGATCATCCGGTCACTGATTGTAGCCGATCAACATGAAACTGGCCTTTTTCTTGGTGCATGtagttttggactgttagtgGACAAAATAGATACTTGAAGATGTCACGTTGGTCTGTGGGTAATAATTTCTTCCTggcattttattgacaaaacaataagttgacttatttaaaaaaaaaaaaaacaatcggTAATCTGTCATTAAAATAATAGTTACTTGCAGTGTTCCCAGTAGGGCTGGGACAATACTCTTATCTACTGATTCAATACTATCATGATATTTTGTTGCCGAATCAATATGTATTGCAATTTCTTTAAGTATTGCGATTTgatatttcaatttttgtttcctttttaacaCTACACCATGAGAAAAAGGTGATTTTTCCCACCATGGGAAAATAGTCTCTATCTCTACTACAGAGTAGAGATAGAGActatatatatcatattttgaATTACAAAAACCTCCCAATGCTTTCaggctaaccagctagctagcTGTTATTACACTAGCTCAGTATAACTAATAAAATTAATATCGATTCAGGAATAAGCATGGCAATACAAAGTCAatagtttcttttttcctcaggGTGTCGGATTGAGTGGTTTTCTTCGACTAATGCTCCAAAACTAACAGATATTGAGTTTACTTCGACATGAGACAAACAACAGAAGCACGTTGTCAAATTTAAGAAGTTGCAAGTTGAGAATTTTGGTATTGTTGCTTTAAAAATTACATGATTTATTGATTACTAAAATATTTGGGTTAATTTTCCTGTTGCTCAATTAATAGGTACAAGCATAatttaatattgttttcattgtttttaatttttctttcgTTTTgagattaattaaaaatgtaataaatgtatatatttgagtgtttttattttgccctGACTGAAGAGAGGCAGCACTGTATCGGATCACATTCAGAGTGTCAGGGTTCAGACAGTGactgtgttgctctgtgttgCAGAGTGGCTGTTTGAGTGCACAGTGCAGAAGCTGGTGTTGGTGATCACATGTCTGGAAACCAACGAGGTGCTGGAGAGATGGCAGTTTGACATCGAATGTGACAAGTCGGCCAAGGAGAGCAGGTCAGCTCCCCTACTGTTTATTTAGCAGCATTCTTTAAATAGCTGAACAGTCTTTGAGACTGTTCTACTTCAGTTTAGGCGatgaataatgataatgaattttTATGGTTTTGTAACATTTAATGGCAAAATTTCTCAATCTGTGTTCTGTGACCAAGTGGCAGTTAAAGCAGCTCAATCTCTGCTGCCAGAAACACTCAGTAGAGAGACTGTGAGTAGTCTGTGCGGTGGCTTATTAGCACCCATGGTTATGTTTAATTGTGAGGACATATGTTGTGGACATCAGTCCTCTGTAGAGAGCATTGCCTTGCCTGTTCATACAGCTGGACACATGTTCATGGTGGCCTTTGTAACACTGCtcttcttcagtgtgtgtgtacacacagttCTTAAAATAATGTTTGCCTGTGTTTCCCAGTGTTCCCAGAGAGAAGTCCATCAAGACCATTCAGGATGAGATCCGCTCTGTCATCAGACAGATAACAGCCACAGTCACTTTCCTGCCTCTGCTGGAGATGCCATGTGAGTCACCAGACACTTTTCAATTTGTCTTATTTTCACTTTTGGATTCTATGTGTGTAAATGCGTCAGTTGACTGATCCTTTTGACTCACTGGCCCTTGCCCCCTCTTCCAGGTGCATTTGACCTCCTGGTCTACACAGACAAAGATCTGGTGGTTCCTGAGAAGTGGGAAGAGTCGGGACCACAGatcatcaaccaatcagaggaggTGCGTTTACGTTCCTTCACCACCTCCATCCACAAGGTGAATAGCATGGTGGCGTACAAGAGGACCGACTCCGTTTGAACGTCCCCTCAACCCCACGAGCTGTACATAACCACCACTGCCCTTTATAGAAACAGTAGATTTTTACACTGCCCCGTCCTGCGTCTCTGTCCCAGTACTCTGCGTGTTCTCCTGCTTTCCCTCTCCGAACCTCACCTCGtctcctttgtgtttttgagaagGATGTGTGGACAACATTCTCCGTCTACACTGATGTAAATATTTCTCATAAGCAGTGATTTGTCCTCTAGGAACAATCTTTTCTCTatgttgtttcctctttctctcaagTTGTCGAGCTCTGTTTTAGAAGCTAGTGGTTTATATGTTTAACTTTTATAAAACgtcatcaaaaaataaatgtgatttgcTCTGTCACCCAGGTTGCTTTGTGGTATTACTGCTTCTGACCAAGAGGTGGCAGTGCAACATTAACAGAATTTGGAGTGTGAAGTTGGCTCatggtgatggtgtgtgtgtctttgtagtgtACAGTTTTCCAAATTATACAGAACACATAGATAATGAGCATTATTCTTTAATGGGACATACCATTTACTTGGTTCACAGTGTTCACTGGTGTCGAGAGTTGCAGATGTGGAACACCTTCTTCACGACAGTACCATATCAGCATATTACAttttctcacctgcagcagacaCCCACATATCtctcatcttaaaaaaaaaaaaaaaaaaaacccaaaaacgTTCTCTCTGGTGAAATGCCCTCTCATGTacatgcaacaaaacaaaaagagaagcaAATTTCTCTGAAACAACCCAGAGACTGAAGCAGTTAGGAAATAATAGATACTTAGTTTTTTGAAAAAGTACAGAGGTCAGGCAACAGGCACATGTACTACACTCCTggagacttctttttttttagtacaaaacaaccacagataCAAATGAGCTGTCTGAACATGTGCGCCTACAAAAGTGCTTCGGTTGAGACCAAGCTGGCTGGCCTCCTTCTTACTGGTAATAAAATGCACATAGGTGGCACCTATTGTGCGTACAGAGTAGTAAAGTGTAAAGTGATCTGGATGAAGGCAGTTGAATGCGGAAGTGTGAGTAAATGACCGACACCATCTTTACTATCATAAACCTTCAGACCCTGTTATGCACTAACTACAAACTGGTAATTACATAAAAAGGTGTTTGAGAGCAGAGGATGAAATCATGCGTTTTACTGGGCGATGCACACCGGCCTCACAGCTATGGTCTTCCACTGGTTTGTATCCGATAGAAGCCGTTTGCTGTTCGCCACGGAGCAGAATCACTGGATCATGTGgagattcatttttttctggaGGGAATTCGACAGTGGTTTTTGGGGAAATTTGCTCACAGCTGGTCATTCAACCTGAATACTTCTTTGGGTATCAGTCAGTCAAAGCTGGCATTGAGTGGCTGGTCAGATTTCTTTTCGGATAGATATAGTTAGATATAATTAGACTTTGAATGAATATTTgctcatttaaatattttgtgtagGCAAAGTTTGGCTTCTTTTGTTTCACTGAAAATGGGTTTTGTTTCCTCAAAGCAAAGTATTATTAGTTAAAAGCAGTATTCTTCAAAGCAATCGATCAAAGTATTGTTTTGTATGGGGACCAAAAAACTCCCAGTCCTGGTGTGGACATTCAAGGGAGCAGTTTTACTGGTTAATGGTTTAATTAGTTTATAACAGATTATATTTTCTCTCGTATCTCTTTAATCTTCTGCTGGTggtgacccctcagatttaccTTGGGGCCCCTTTGGTGGTCCAAACCACTAGGTTGGGAACCTCTGCTCTATGGGCTGAAACGTTTGGCCATGTGTCACAAGAAACTGTAGTATGCTAGAAAGTTTTAGACAGCAGTGGTTTCCAGATACATTCAGAATTATTTTGTACGATGAAAACTTCTCACCAACTCCATTCTAAAATGATGCTTTGCAGTAGTAATAGAAACCTGAATGTAGTGGTGAATGTGTCTCATGCACCAATTTAATCCAATGAGTTTAAGGATTGATAGAAAGGTCTTTGTAAATTTAAGTCATGATGTCTTTTGATGTCTGACCAGCATGTCAGATTTGTGGAAATAGGAATGACGTGTGATGGCACAGAAAGCATTGCAAATAGACCTGAACTAAACCTGTGCCGTCTTCAACTACATTCTATTGTTGGCTGAAATGGATGTGACATCAAAGCAATAAATCCCAACTGTGTGGTCAGGACGTCCATAATCCACATTTTGCTCCATCATTCACTTATAAAAATGGGATGTAAAAACAGCCTCTTATAGAGGGAAGGCATTAATGGGTGCACATTGATGTggacaaatattttttttcttttaactgaaTTGGTCCTATTTTATCACAACAAGGCAGTGGAAGAATCTAGACCAGTTTCCCTTTGAAATTGCAGGCCTAGTCTTTggctattttacattttgaaaaaaaaaaaaaaccctcaataACACTAGACAGAACATTTCCAAATGTCATCTGAAAGAGTTGTTCCCAAGAAAGATCCTTCAAAAAAGCAGAGATGCTATTTTTAACTATGAAAACTACATTTCCTATATAAAGAACTGTGTGCTCTCGACAAAAGGAAGGATGACCTTATAATATAGAAACtctaataaatatataaaacaaaaataaatatgcaataGTTAAgacaatgagtgaaaaatgttacaaaagACTCAAACCCTTgtagtgtgtgtgctgtgaacAAAGACATATTTAACAAGCATATCAGATTATTGTGACACTATTTAAAGTATATAGTAAGTACGATATCTGTAGCCCACTGGGACGGCGTCGATCTCTAAGGATCTGTCTTACCGTTCAGTGTTCCTCTAAGATTCACTACCTCTGAGAGATAGTGGAGGTGAGACTTCAAGGTAGGTAGACTTCAAGATGAAAGCCActctgtgcaaaaataaaaagagctaTGGTAATAAATATAGCTTAGTGCTGACTGTTATTGTCTCTGGTGAGTGACGGCTATATAAGAATGGTGACAACAGGAAGACAAGTCTCACAAAGTTTGATGAAATGAGCCTACTCTCTGAAACCTGTTTCTCACGTGACAGCTAAATTAAGCTGAtataagaattttttttttttaaaggttttatattAAGGGGTTCTACAGcttattttttgtagttttggccaTTTGTTATATGTACTCACCTAAAGTCACTGAGATCTGGGGAGATGGTGAAATGACTACAACAAAGACATGAGCAGTGagatgatcagacaggttgtaaacaaaccaaagtgTAACTATTTCATGGAAACTACTTCATTTGgagtaaaactgaaagtgaaatgtTAGTTATAGTCCTTCGCTGTGACCAACTACACGACTGCTTCAGCAAGTCTGgcaaactgtgatggatgtttacagcAGACATTCTGGCTGAGTTTGCTCGTCCCTGACATTTCCTGCTTGAAACGCAAATAACATTCCCATCATTTTtagctgtactttgtttttaGTGCTAATTGTCCAATgttatgttagcatgctaacatgctaaaatgATATGATGGACATGGGAAACATTAAACAATACCTCACAACTGTACCCTAAACCCAGTGTATTAGCATTTTGCATGcttatgttagcatttagctcaaagcactgctgtgcctgaCTGTTATCATGGCTCTCAGTCTTGTTTATTGATGCTGCTGTATTCCCAGATCTGAGTGATTAACTTGGTGAGTACACACTAATTATTACAAATGGCAAGGACCAACCTACTTAAATAAGAGCGGAGGAAGAAAACTTGAAAGAAACTGGAATTCTGTGCTAGAAAGTGTAACATCAGGAACAAACTGcctgtgttacatgtgtgtggcGGCTGACGTCGTTGACTCGCTGTGGAgaatgacgtgtgtgtgtgtgttcacactctgctgctgcagctctgtctctctacagagagtttacaggttactggaatgttggatttattgtcattataaattaatttctgatttattttagacagaaaacatcaccatatatgtttcacattttacacatgaaaaataGGCTCTACCCAGTAACACGTGTCGAAATGAAAATCACGATGTTCCTCAGCCACCAcacacatgccacacacacagtgtgttcctggcctaaGAAGTGTTAGAAAAACTTTTGGCATAAGTTGGGATCTGAACCTGCTCTAAGATTGCTAAAGACAAGTGTATCT
It encodes:
- the mad2l1 gene encoding mitotic spindle assembly checkpoint protein MAD2A; its protein translation is MTSTLKGITLKGSAELVAEFFSFGINSILYQRGIYPPETFTRVTHYDMSLQLTTDPKLKNYLTNVVSQLKEWLFECTVQKLVLVITCLETNEVLERWQFDIECDKSAKESSVPREKSIKTIQDEIRSVIRQITATVTFLPLLEMPCAFDLLVYTDKDLVVPEKWEESGPQIINQSEEVRLRSFTTSIHKVNSMVAYKRTDSV